In Mus musculus strain 129X1/SvJ chromosome 17 genomic contig, GRCm38.p6 alternate locus group 129X1/SvJ 129X1/SVJ_MMCHR17_CTG2, the following proteins share a genomic window:
- the Bag6 gene encoding large proline-rich protein BAG6 isoform 15 (isoform 15 is encoded by transcript variant 32) gives MEPSDSASTAMEEPDSLEVLVKTLDSQTRTFIVGAQMNVKEFKEHIAASVSIPSEKQRLIYQGRVLQDDKKLQEYNVGGKVIHLVERAPPQTQLPSGASSGTGSASATHGGAPLPGTRGPGASVHDRNANSYVMVGTFNLPSEPRVRLVMAQHMIRDIQTLLSRMECRGGTQAQASQPPPQTPQTVASETVALNSQTSEPVESEAPPREPMESEEMEERPPTQTPELAPSGPAPAGPAPAGPAPAPETNAPNHPSPAEHVEVLQELQRLQRRLQPFLQRYCEVLGAAATTDYNNNHEGREEDQRLINLVGESLRLLGNTFVALSDLRCNLACAPPRHLHVVRPMSHYTTPMVLQQAAIPIQINVGTTVTMTGNGARPPPAPGAEAATPGSAQATSLPPSSTTVDSSTEGAPPPGPAPPPASSHPRVIRISHQSVEPVVMMHMNIQDSGAQPGGVPSAPTGPLGPPGHGQTLGQQVPGFPTAPTRVVIARPTPPQARPSHPGGPPVSGALGAGLGTNTSLAQMVSGLVGQLLMQPVLVAQGTPGMAQAQAQAQAQAQAQAQAPAPAPAPAPAPATASASAGTTNTATTAGPAPGGPAQPPPPQPSAADLQFSQLLGNLLGPAGPGAGGPGMASPTITVAMPGVPAFLQGMTDFLQASQTAPPPPPPPPPPPPAPEQQSTPPPGSPSGGTASPGGLGPESLPPEFFTSVVQGVLSSLLGSLGARAGSSESIAAFIQRLSGSSNIFEPGADGALGFFGALLSLLCQNFSMVDVVMLLHGHFQPLQRLQPQLRSFFHQHYLGGQEPTPSNIRMATHTLITGLEEYVRESFSLVQVQPGVDIIRTNLEFLQEQFNSIAAHVLHCTDSGFGARLLELCNQGLFECLALNLHCLGGQQMELAAVINGRIRRMSRGVNPSLVSWLTTMMGLRLQVVLEHMPVGPDAILRYVRRVGDPPQTLPEEPMEVQGAERTSPEPQRENASPAPGTTAEEAMSRGPPPAPEGGSRDEQDGASADAEPWAAAVPPEWVPIIQQDIQSQRKVKPQPPLSDAYLSGMPAKRRKLRSDIQKRLQEDPNYSPQRFPNAHRAFADDP, from the exons ATGGAGCCGAGTGATAGTGCCAGTACCGCTATGGAGGAGCCTGACAGCCTGGAGGTACTGGTGAAGACCCTGGACTCTCAGACTCGGACTTTTATTGTGGGGGCCCAG ATGAATGTAaaggagtttaaggaacacataGCTGCCTCTGTCAGCATCCCTTCCGAGAAACAGCGGCTCATCTACCAGGGCCGGGTCCTACAAGACGACAAGAAGCTCCAGGAGTACA ACGTTGGGGGAAAGGTTATTCACCTGGTGGAACGGGCTCCTCCTCAGACTCAGCTTCCttctggagcatcttctgggacaggctctgCCTCAGCAACTCATGGTGGGGCACCCCTGCCTGGCACTCGGGGCCCTGGGGCTTCTGTTCATGACCGGAATGCCAACAGCTATGTCATGGTTGGAACCTTCAATCTTCCT AGTGAGCCCCGGGTCCGGCTGGTGATGGCTCAGCACATGATTAGGGATATACAGACCTTACTGTCCCGGATGGAG TGTCGAGGGGGAACCCAAGCTCAGGCCAGTCAGCCACCCCCGCAGACACCGCAGACTGTGGCCTCAGAGacggtagccttgaactcacaaacatcAGAACCAGTCGAAAGTGAAGCTCCTCCTCGAGAGCCCATGGAGTCAGAAGAAATGGAGGAACGTCCCCCAACCCAGACTCCAGAGCTTGCGCCCTCAGGCCCAGCTCCCGCAGGCCCAGCTCCCGCAGGCCCAGCTCCCGCGCCAGAGACAAATGCACCCAA CCACCCTTCCCCCGCAGAGCACGTGGAGGTGCTCCAGGAGCTTCAGCGCTTGCAGCGCCGTCTTCAGCCTTTCCTACAGCGCTACTGCGAGGTCCTGGGCGCTGCTGCCACCACAGACTACAACAACAAC CATGAGGGCCGTGAGGAGGACCAGAGGTTGATCAACTTGGTTGGGGAGAGCCTGCGGCTACTGGGCAACACTTTCGTGGCATTGTCTGATCTGCGCTGCAATCTAGCCTGTGCACCCCCACGGCACCTGCACGTGGTTCGGCCTATGTCTCACTACACGACTCCCATGGTGCTCCAGCAGGCAGCCATTCCCATTCAG ATCAATGTGGGGACTACTGTGACCATGACAGGCAATGGGGCTCGGCCTCCACCAGCTCCTGGTGCGGAGGCAGCAACCCCAGGTTCTGCCCAGGCCacatccctgcctccctcttccaCCACTGTTGATTCATCAACTGAAGGAGCTCCCCCACCAGGGCCAGCACCGCCACCAGCCTCCAGCCACCCACGGGTCATCCGGATTTCCCACCAGAGTGTGGAGCCCGTGGTCATGATGCACATGAACATTCAAG ATTCTGGAGCACAGCCTGGTGGTGTGCCAAGTGCTCCCACTGGTCCACTGGGACCTCCTGGTCATGGACAGACCCTGG GACAGCAGGTGCCCGGCTTCCCAACAGCACCAACTCGGGTGGTGATTGCCCGGCCAACTCCTCCACAGGCTCGGCCTTCCCATCCTGGgggacctccagtctctggaGCTCTG GGCGCTGGGCTGGGTACAAACACTTCATTGGCCCAGATGGTGAGCGGCCTTGTGGGGCAACTTCTTATGCAGCCTGTTCTTGTGG CTCAGGGGACTCCAGGAATGGCTCAGgctcaggcccaggcccaggctcaggcccaggcccaggcccaggctccagctccggctccggctccagctccagctcctgccACTGCTTCAGCTAGTGCTGGTACTACCAACACAGCTACCACAGCTGGCCCTGCTCCTGGGGGTCCTGCccagcctccacctcctcagCCCTCTGCAGCTGATCTTCAGTTCTCTCAGCTCCTGGGAAATCTGCTGGGGCCTGCAGGGCCAGGGGCTGGGGGGCCAGGCATGGCTTCTCCCACCATCACTGTGGCAATGCCTGGTGTCCCTGCTTTTCTCCAGGGCATGACTGATTTTTTGCAG GCATCACAGACTGcccctccaccccctccacctcctccacccccaccccctgccccagagCAGCAGAGCACACCCCCACCAGGGTCTCCTTCTGGTGGAACAGCAAGCCCTGGAGGCTTAGGTCCTGAGAGCCTGCCACCAGAGTTTTTCACCTCAGTGGTGCAGGGCGTGTTGAGCTCCCTCCTGGGCTCCTTGGGGGCTCGAGCTGGCAGCAGTGAGAGTATCGCTGCCTTCATCCAACGCCTCAGTGGATCCAGCAACATCTTTGAGCCTGGGGCTGATGGCGCCCTTG GATTCTTCGGAGCTCTGCTCTCTCTCCTGTGCCAGAATTTCTCCATGGTGGATGTGGTGATGCTTCTCCATGGCCATTTCCAGCCACTGCAGCGGCTCCAGCCACAGCTGCGATCTTTCTTCCACCAGCACTACCTGGGTGGCCAGGAGCCCACGCCTAGCAACATCCGG ATGGCGACCCACACACTGATCACTGGGCTGGAAGAGTATGTAAGGGAGAGTTTT TCTTTGGTACAGGTTCAGCCAGGTGTGGATATCATCCGGACAAATTTAGAATTTCTCCAAGAGCAGTTTAACAGCATTGCTGCTCATGTGCTGCACTGTACAG ACAGTGGATTTGGAGCCCGGTTGCTGGAGCTGTGTAACCAGGgcctgtttgaatgcttggccctgaACCTCCACTGCTTGGGGGGACAGCAAATGGAGCTTGCTGCTGTCATCAATGGTCGAATT CGCCGCATGTCTCGCGGGGTGAATCCATCCTTGGTGAGCTGGCTGACAACCATGATGGGACTGAGGCTTCAGGTGGTCTTGGAGCACATGCCTGTGGGTCCCGACGCCATCCTCAGATATGTTCGTAGGGTTGGTGATCCTCCTCAG ACACTTCCTGAAGAGCCGATGGAAGTTCAGGGAGCAGAAAGAACTTCCCCTGAACCTCAG AGAGAGAATGCTTCCCCAGCCCCTGGAACAACAGCAGAAGAAGCCATGTCCCGAGGCCCGCCCCCTGCTCCTGAAGGAGGTTCCCGAGATGAACAGGATGGAGCTTCAGCTGATGCAGAACCCTGGGCAGCTGCAGTCCCCCCT gaaTGGGTCCCTATTATCCAGCAGGACATTCAGAGCCAGCGGAAGGTGAAACCTCAGCCGCCCCTGAGTGATGCCTACCTCAGTGGCATGCCTGCCAAGAGACGAAAG CTCCGGTCTGATATCCAAAAACGACTGCAGGAAGATCCCAACTACAGCCCCCAGCGCTTCCCTAATGCCCATCGGGCATTTGCTGATGACCCCTAG
- the Bag6 gene encoding large proline-rich protein BAG6 isoform 7 (isoform 7 is encoded by transcript variant 7) — MEPSDSASTAMEEPDSLEVLVKTLDSQTRTFIVGAQMNVKEFKEHIAASVSIPSEKQRLIYQGRVLQDDKKLQEYNVGGKVIHLVERAPPQTQLPSGASSGTGSASATHGGAPLPGTRGPGASVHDRNANSYVMVGTFNLPSDGSAVDVHINMEQAPIQSEPRVRLVMAQHMIRDIQTLLSRMECRGGTQAQASQPPPQTPQTVASETVALNSQTSEPVESEAPPREPMESEEMEERPPTQTPELAPSGPAPAGPAPAGPAPAPETNAPNHPSPAEHVEVLQELQRLQRRLQPFLQRYCEVLGAAATTDYNNNHEGREEDQRLINLVGESLRLLGNTFVALSDLRCNLACAPPRHLHVVRPMSHYTTPMVLQQAAIPIQINVGTTVTMTGNGARPPPAPGAEAATPGSAQATSLPPSSTTVDSSTEGAPPPGPAPPPASSHPRVIRISHQSVEPVVMMHMNIQDSGAQPGGVPSAPTGPLGPPGHGQTLGQQVPGFPTAPTRVVIARPTPPQARPSHPGGPPVSGALQGAGLGTNTSLAQMVSGLVGQLLMQPVLVAQGTPGMAQAQAQAQAQAQAQAQAPAPAPAPAPAPATASASAGTTNTATTAGPAPGGPAQPPPPQPSAADLQFSQLLGNLLGPAGPGAGGPGMASPTITVAMPGVPAFLQGMTDFLQASQTAPPPPPPPPPPPPAPEQQSTPPPGSPSGGTASPGGLGPESLPPEFFTSVVQGVLSSLLGSLGARAGSSESIAAFIQRLSGSSNIFEPGADGALGFFGALLSLLCQNFSMVDVVMLLHGHFQPLQRLQPQLRSFFHQHYLGGQEPTPSNIRMATHTLITGLEEYVRESFSLVQVQPGVDIIRTNLEFLQEQFNSIAAHVLHCTDSGFGARLLELCNQGLFECLALNLHCLGGQQMELAAVINGRIRRMSRGVNPSLVSWLTTMMGLRLQVVLEHMPVGPDAILRYVRRVGDPPQTLPEEPMEVQGAERTSPEPQRENASPAPGTTAEEAMSRGPPPAPEGGSRDEQDGASADAEPWAAAVPPQDIQSQRKVKPQPPLSDAYLSGMPAKRRKTMQGEGPQLLLSEAVSRAAKAAGARPLTSPESLSRDLEAPEVQESYRQQLRSDIQKRLQEDPNYSPQRFPNAHRAFADDP; from the exons ATGGAGCCGAGTGATAGTGCCAGTACCGCTATGGAGGAGCCTGACAGCCTGGAGGTACTGGTGAAGACCCTGGACTCTCAGACTCGGACTTTTATTGTGGGGGCCCAG ATGAATGTAaaggagtttaaggaacacataGCTGCCTCTGTCAGCATCCCTTCCGAGAAACAGCGGCTCATCTACCAGGGCCGGGTCCTACAAGACGACAAGAAGCTCCAGGAGTACA ACGTTGGGGGAAAGGTTATTCACCTGGTGGAACGGGCTCCTCCTCAGACTCAGCTTCCttctggagcatcttctgggacaggctctgCCTCAGCAACTCATGGTGGGGCACCCCTGCCTGGCACTCGGGGCCCTGGGGCTTCTGTTCATGACCGGAATGCCAACAGCTATGTCATGGTTGGAACCTTCAATCTTCCT AGTGACGGCTCTGCTGTGGATGTTCACATCAACATGGAACAGGCCCCAATTCAG AGTGAGCCCCGGGTCCGGCTGGTGATGGCTCAGCACATGATTAGGGATATACAGACCTTACTGTCCCGGATGGAG TGTCGAGGGGGAACCCAAGCTCAGGCCAGTCAGCCACCCCCGCAGACACCGCAGACTGTGGCCTCAGAGacggtagccttgaactcacaaacatcAGAACCAGTCGAAAGTGAAGCTCCTCCTCGAGAGCCCATGGAGTCAGAAGAAATGGAGGAACGTCCCCCAACCCAGACTCCAGAGCTTGCGCCCTCAGGCCCAGCTCCCGCAGGCCCAGCTCCCGCAGGCCCAGCTCCCGCGCCAGAGACAAATGCACCCAA CCACCCTTCCCCCGCAGAGCACGTGGAGGTGCTCCAGGAGCTTCAGCGCTTGCAGCGCCGTCTTCAGCCTTTCCTACAGCGCTACTGCGAGGTCCTGGGCGCTGCTGCCACCACAGACTACAACAACAAC CATGAGGGCCGTGAGGAGGACCAGAGGTTGATCAACTTGGTTGGGGAGAGCCTGCGGCTACTGGGCAACACTTTCGTGGCATTGTCTGATCTGCGCTGCAATCTAGCCTGTGCACCCCCACGGCACCTGCACGTGGTTCGGCCTATGTCTCACTACACGACTCCCATGGTGCTCCAGCAGGCAGCCATTCCCATTCAG ATCAATGTGGGGACTACTGTGACCATGACAGGCAATGGGGCTCGGCCTCCACCAGCTCCTGGTGCGGAGGCAGCAACCCCAGGTTCTGCCCAGGCCacatccctgcctccctcttccaCCACTGTTGATTCATCAACTGAAGGAGCTCCCCCACCAGGGCCAGCACCGCCACCAGCCTCCAGCCACCCACGGGTCATCCGGATTTCCCACCAGAGTGTGGAGCCCGTGGTCATGATGCACATGAACATTCAAG ATTCTGGAGCACAGCCTGGTGGTGTGCCAAGTGCTCCCACTGGTCCACTGGGACCTCCTGGTCATGGACAGACCCTGG GACAGCAGGTGCCCGGCTTCCCAACAGCACCAACTCGGGTGGTGATTGCCCGGCCAACTCCTCCACAGGCTCGGCCTTCCCATCCTGGgggacctccagtctctggaGCTCTG CAGGGCGCTGGGCTGGGTACAAACACTTCATTGGCCCAGATGGTGAGCGGCCTTGTGGGGCAACTTCTTATGCAGCCTGTTCTTGTGG CTCAGGGGACTCCAGGAATGGCTCAGgctcaggcccaggcccaggctcaggcccaggcccaggcccaggctccagctccggctccggctccagctccagctcctgccACTGCTTCAGCTAGTGCTGGTACTACCAACACAGCTACCACAGCTGGCCCTGCTCCTGGGGGTCCTGCccagcctccacctcctcagCCCTCTGCAGCTGATCTTCAGTTCTCTCAGCTCCTGGGAAATCTGCTGGGGCCTGCAGGGCCAGGGGCTGGGGGGCCAGGCATGGCTTCTCCCACCATCACTGTGGCAATGCCTGGTGTCCCTGCTTTTCTCCAGGGCATGACTGATTTTTTGCAG GCATCACAGACTGcccctccaccccctccacctcctccacccccaccccctgccccagagCAGCAGAGCACACCCCCACCAGGGTCTCCTTCTGGTGGAACAGCAAGCCCTGGAGGCTTAGGTCCTGAGAGCCTGCCACCAGAGTTTTTCACCTCAGTGGTGCAGGGCGTGTTGAGCTCCCTCCTGGGCTCCTTGGGGGCTCGAGCTGGCAGCAGTGAGAGTATCGCTGCCTTCATCCAACGCCTCAGTGGATCCAGCAACATCTTTGAGCCTGGGGCTGATGGCGCCCTTG GATTCTTCGGAGCTCTGCTCTCTCTCCTGTGCCAGAATTTCTCCATGGTGGATGTGGTGATGCTTCTCCATGGCCATTTCCAGCCACTGCAGCGGCTCCAGCCACAGCTGCGATCTTTCTTCCACCAGCACTACCTGGGTGGCCAGGAGCCCACGCCTAGCAACATCCGG ATGGCGACCCACACACTGATCACTGGGCTGGAAGAGTATGTAAGGGAGAGTTTT TCTTTGGTACAGGTTCAGCCAGGTGTGGATATCATCCGGACAAATTTAGAATTTCTCCAAGAGCAGTTTAACAGCATTGCTGCTCATGTGCTGCACTGTACAG ACAGTGGATTTGGAGCCCGGTTGCTGGAGCTGTGTAACCAGGgcctgtttgaatgcttggccctgaACCTCCACTGCTTGGGGGGACAGCAAATGGAGCTTGCTGCTGTCATCAATGGTCGAATT CGCCGCATGTCTCGCGGGGTGAATCCATCCTTGGTGAGCTGGCTGACAACCATGATGGGACTGAGGCTTCAGGTGGTCTTGGAGCACATGCCTGTGGGTCCCGACGCCATCCTCAGATATGTTCGTAGGGTTGGTGATCCTCCTCAG ACACTTCCTGAAGAGCCGATGGAAGTTCAGGGAGCAGAAAGAACTTCCCCTGAACCTCAG AGAGAGAATGCTTCCCCAGCCCCTGGAACAACAGCAGAAGAAGCCATGTCCCGAGGCCCGCCCCCTGCTCCTGAAGGAGGTTCCCGAGATGAACAGGATGGAGCTTCAGCTGATGCAGAACCCTGGGCAGCTGCAGTCCCCCCT CAGGACATTCAGAGCCAGCGGAAGGTGAAACCTCAGCCGCCCCTGAGTGATGCCTACCTCAGTGGCATGCCTGCCAAGAGACGAAAG ACAATGCAGGGTGAGGGCCCCCAGCTGCTACTCTCAGAGGCAGTGAGCCGGGCAGCTAAGGCAGCCGGAGCTCGGCCCCTGACAAGCCCCGAGAGCCTGAGCCGGGACCTGGAGGCACCAGAGGTTCAGGAGAGCTACAGGCAGCAG CTCCGGTCTGATATCCAAAAACGACTGCAGGAAGATCCCAACTACAGCCCCCAGCGCTTCCCTAATGCCCATCGGGCATTTGCTGATGACCCCTAG
- the Bag6 gene encoding large proline-rich protein BAG6 isoform 4 (isoform 4 is encoded by transcript variant 4), translated as MEPSDSASTAMEEPDSLEVLVKTLDSQTRTFIVGAQMNVKEFKEHIAASVSIPSEKQRLIYQGRVLQDDKKLQEYNVGGKVIHLVERAPPQTQLPSGASSGTGSASATHGGAPLPGTRGPGASVHDRNANSYVMVGTFNLPSDGSAVDVHINMEQAPIQSEPRVRLVMAQHMIRDIQTLLSRMECRGGTQAQASQPPPQTPQTVASETVALNSQTSEPVESEAPPREPMESEEMEERPPTQTPELAPSGPAPAGPAPAGPAPAPETNAPNHPSPAEHVEVLQELQRLQRRLQPFLQRYCEVLGAAATTDYNNNHEGREEDQRLINLVGESLRLLGNTFVALSDLRCNLACAPPRHLHVVRPMSHYTTPMVLQQAAIPIQINVGTTVTMTGNGARPPPAPGAEAATPGSAQATSLPPSSTTVDSSTEGAPPPGPAPPPASSHPRVIRISHQSVEPVVMMHMNIQDSGAQPGGVPSAPTGPLGPPGHGQTLGSTLIQLPSLPPEFMHAVAHQITHQAMVAAVASAAAGQQVPGFPTAPTRVVIARPTPPQARPSHPGGPPVSGALQGAGLGTNTSLAQMVSGLVGQLLMQPVLVAQGTPGMAQAQAQAQAQAQAQAQAPAPAPAPAPAPATASASAGTTNTATTAGPAPGGPAQPPPPQPSAADLQFSQLLGNLLGPAGPGAGGPGMASPTITVAMPGVPAFLQGMTDFLQASQTAPPPPPPPPPPPPAPEQQSTPPPGSPSGGTASPGGLGPESLPPEFFTSVVQGVLSSLLGSLGARAGSSESIAAFIQRLSGSSNIFEPGADGALGFFGALLSLLCQNFSMVDVVMLLHGHFQPLQRLQPQLRSFFHQHYLGGQEPTPSNIRMATHTLITGLEEYVRESFSLVQVQPGVDIIRTNLEFLQEQFNSIAAHVLHCTDSGFGARLLELCNQGLFECLALNLHCLGGQQMELAAVINGRIRRMSRGVNPSLVSWLTTMMGLRLQVVLEHMPVGPDAILRYVRRVGDPPQTLPEEPMEVQGAERTSPEPQRENASPAPGTTAEEAMSRGPPPAPEGGSRDEQDGASADAEPWAAAVPPEWVPIIQQDIQSQRKVKPQPPLSDAYLSGMPAKRRKTMQGEGPQLLLSEAVSRAAKAAGARPLTSPESLSRDLEAPEVQESYRQQLRSDIQKRLQEDPNYSPQRFPNAHRAFADDP; from the exons ATGGAGCCGAGTGATAGTGCCAGTACCGCTATGGAGGAGCCTGACAGCCTGGAGGTACTGGTGAAGACCCTGGACTCTCAGACTCGGACTTTTATTGTGGGGGCCCAG ATGAATGTAaaggagtttaaggaacacataGCTGCCTCTGTCAGCATCCCTTCCGAGAAACAGCGGCTCATCTACCAGGGCCGGGTCCTACAAGACGACAAGAAGCTCCAGGAGTACA ACGTTGGGGGAAAGGTTATTCACCTGGTGGAACGGGCTCCTCCTCAGACTCAGCTTCCttctggagcatcttctgggacaggctctgCCTCAGCAACTCATGGTGGGGCACCCCTGCCTGGCACTCGGGGCCCTGGGGCTTCTGTTCATGACCGGAATGCCAACAGCTATGTCATGGTTGGAACCTTCAATCTTCCT AGTGACGGCTCTGCTGTGGATGTTCACATCAACATGGAACAGGCCCCAATTCAG AGTGAGCCCCGGGTCCGGCTGGTGATGGCTCAGCACATGATTAGGGATATACAGACCTTACTGTCCCGGATGGAG TGTCGAGGGGGAACCCAAGCTCAGGCCAGTCAGCCACCCCCGCAGACACCGCAGACTGTGGCCTCAGAGacggtagccttgaactcacaaacatcAGAACCAGTCGAAAGTGAAGCTCCTCCTCGAGAGCCCATGGAGTCAGAAGAAATGGAGGAACGTCCCCCAACCCAGACTCCAGAGCTTGCGCCCTCAGGCCCAGCTCCCGCAGGCCCAGCTCCCGCAGGCCCAGCTCCCGCGCCAGAGACAAATGCACCCAA CCACCCTTCCCCCGCAGAGCACGTGGAGGTGCTCCAGGAGCTTCAGCGCTTGCAGCGCCGTCTTCAGCCTTTCCTACAGCGCTACTGCGAGGTCCTGGGCGCTGCTGCCACCACAGACTACAACAACAAC CATGAGGGCCGTGAGGAGGACCAGAGGTTGATCAACTTGGTTGGGGAGAGCCTGCGGCTACTGGGCAACACTTTCGTGGCATTGTCTGATCTGCGCTGCAATCTAGCCTGTGCACCCCCACGGCACCTGCACGTGGTTCGGCCTATGTCTCACTACACGACTCCCATGGTGCTCCAGCAGGCAGCCATTCCCATTCAG ATCAATGTGGGGACTACTGTGACCATGACAGGCAATGGGGCTCGGCCTCCACCAGCTCCTGGTGCGGAGGCAGCAACCCCAGGTTCTGCCCAGGCCacatccctgcctccctcttccaCCACTGTTGATTCATCAACTGAAGGAGCTCCCCCACCAGGGCCAGCACCGCCACCAGCCTCCAGCCACCCACGGGTCATCCGGATTTCCCACCAGAGTGTGGAGCCCGTGGTCATGATGCACATGAACATTCAAG ATTCTGGAGCACAGCCTGGTGGTGTGCCAAGTGCTCCCACTGGTCCACTGGGACCTCCTGGTCATGGACAGACCCTGG GCTCCACCCTCATCCAGctgccctccctgccccctgaGTTCATGCACGCCGTCGCCCACCAGATCACTCATCAGGCCATGGTGGCAGCTGTTGCCTCCGCGGCCGCAG GACAGCAGGTGCCCGGCTTCCCAACAGCACCAACTCGGGTGGTGATTGCCCGGCCAACTCCTCCACAGGCTCGGCCTTCCCATCCTGGgggacctccagtctctggaGCTCTG CAGGGCGCTGGGCTGGGTACAAACACTTCATTGGCCCAGATGGTGAGCGGCCTTGTGGGGCAACTTCTTATGCAGCCTGTTCTTGTGG CTCAGGGGACTCCAGGAATGGCTCAGgctcaggcccaggcccaggctcaggcccaggcccaggcccaggctccagctccggctccggctccagctccagctcctgccACTGCTTCAGCTAGTGCTGGTACTACCAACACAGCTACCACAGCTGGCCCTGCTCCTGGGGGTCCTGCccagcctccacctcctcagCCCTCTGCAGCTGATCTTCAGTTCTCTCAGCTCCTGGGAAATCTGCTGGGGCCTGCAGGGCCAGGGGCTGGGGGGCCAGGCATGGCTTCTCCCACCATCACTGTGGCAATGCCTGGTGTCCCTGCTTTTCTCCAGGGCATGACTGATTTTTTGCAG GCATCACAGACTGcccctccaccccctccacctcctccacccccaccccctgccccagagCAGCAGAGCACACCCCCACCAGGGTCTCCTTCTGGTGGAACAGCAAGCCCTGGAGGCTTAGGTCCTGAGAGCCTGCCACCAGAGTTTTTCACCTCAGTGGTGCAGGGCGTGTTGAGCTCCCTCCTGGGCTCCTTGGGGGCTCGAGCTGGCAGCAGTGAGAGTATCGCTGCCTTCATCCAACGCCTCAGTGGATCCAGCAACATCTTTGAGCCTGGGGCTGATGGCGCCCTTG GATTCTTCGGAGCTCTGCTCTCTCTCCTGTGCCAGAATTTCTCCATGGTGGATGTGGTGATGCTTCTCCATGGCCATTTCCAGCCACTGCAGCGGCTCCAGCCACAGCTGCGATCTTTCTTCCACCAGCACTACCTGGGTGGCCAGGAGCCCACGCCTAGCAACATCCGG ATGGCGACCCACACACTGATCACTGGGCTGGAAGAGTATGTAAGGGAGAGTTTT TCTTTGGTACAGGTTCAGCCAGGTGTGGATATCATCCGGACAAATTTAGAATTTCTCCAAGAGCAGTTTAACAGCATTGCTGCTCATGTGCTGCACTGTACAG ACAGTGGATTTGGAGCCCGGTTGCTGGAGCTGTGTAACCAGGgcctgtttgaatgcttggccctgaACCTCCACTGCTTGGGGGGACAGCAAATGGAGCTTGCTGCTGTCATCAATGGTCGAATT CGCCGCATGTCTCGCGGGGTGAATCCATCCTTGGTGAGCTGGCTGACAACCATGATGGGACTGAGGCTTCAGGTGGTCTTGGAGCACATGCCTGTGGGTCCCGACGCCATCCTCAGATATGTTCGTAGGGTTGGTGATCCTCCTCAG ACACTTCCTGAAGAGCCGATGGAAGTTCAGGGAGCAGAAAGAACTTCCCCTGAACCTCAG AGAGAGAATGCTTCCCCAGCCCCTGGAACAACAGCAGAAGAAGCCATGTCCCGAGGCCCGCCCCCTGCTCCTGAAGGAGGTTCCCGAGATGAACAGGATGGAGCTTCAGCTGATGCAGAACCCTGGGCAGCTGCAGTCCCCCCT gaaTGGGTCCCTATTATCCAGCAGGACATTCAGAGCCAGCGGAAGGTGAAACCTCAGCCGCCCCTGAGTGATGCCTACCTCAGTGGCATGCCTGCCAAGAGACGAAAG ACAATGCAGGGTGAGGGCCCCCAGCTGCTACTCTCAGAGGCAGTGAGCCGGGCAGCTAAGGCAGCCGGAGCTCGGCCCCTGACAAGCCCCGAGAGCCTGAGCCGGGACCTGGAGGCACCAGAGGTTCAGGAGAGCTACAGGCAGCAG CTCCGGTCTGATATCCAAAAACGACTGCAGGAAGATCCCAACTACAGCCCCCAGCGCTTCCCTAATGCCCATCGGGCATTTGCTGATGACCCCTAG